Genomic DNA from Cupriavidus pauculus:
GGCGCATCGACGACCCCGCGCAGCTCGACAGGCTTCAGTTGAGCAAGCCGTTCGCGTCGATCGATTTCGACTTCCGGTTGTTGCGCGATGCGGCCGAGGCGCCCGCCGCGGAAGTCGAGCGCATTCGCGCCGCCGCATAAGCATCCCGCATAAGCACCCTCGCAAGTACGCCCAGCAGGAGACAACCATGATCCCGATCCATCTGGATACCGGGGCGGGCCCCGCTCGTCCTCAAACGCCGCCACACAGCGTGGAGAGCCTCGATCGCTTCCTCGTCGAGGACAAGGCCACCGGCGACTATCGGCTGCATCGCGCGGCCTTCACCGACGAAGCGCTGTTCGAACTCGAGATGAAGCATATCTTCGAGGGCAACTGGATCTATCTGGCGCACGAGAGCCAGATTCCGAACAACAACGACTACTACACCACGCATATCGGCCGCCAGCCGATCGTGATCGCACGCAACCGCCAGGGCGAGCTCAACGCATTCATCAATGCGTGCAGCCATCGCGGCGCGATGCTGTGCCGGCACAAGCGCGGCAACAAGGCCACCTATACGTGCCCGTTCCACGGCTGGACCTTCAACAACAGCGGCAAGCTGCTGAAGGTGAAGGACCCCGACCAGGCCGGCTATCCCGAATGCTTCAACAAGGAAGGTTCGCACGACCTCAAGAAGGTGGCGAAGTTTGCCAACTATCGCGGCTTCCTGTTCGGCAGCCTCAATGCAGACGTGCTGCCGATCGAGCAGTTCCTCGGCGATGCCGCGCGCATCATCGACATGATCGTCGATCAGTCCGCCGATGGCCTCGAAGTGCTGCGCGGTTCGTCCACGTATACGTTCGCGGGCAACTGGAAGCTGCAGGCCGAGAACGGCGCCGACGGCTATCACGTGTCCGCCGTGCACTGGAACTATGCGGCCACCACCAGCCAGCGCAAGCAGCAGAACGAGCGCGAGGACAAGATCCGCGCGATGGACGCCGGCAACTGGGGCAAGCAAGGCGGCGGCTTCTATGCGTTCGACCATGGCCATATGCTGCTGTGGTCGCGCTGGGCGAATCCCGAGGATCGTCCCAACTTCGCGCGACGCGACGAGTTCGCCGAACGCTGCGGTGCCGCGACCGCGGACTGGATGATCCAGAACTCGCGCAATCTCTGCCTGTATCCCAACGTCTACCTCATGGACCAGTTCGGCTCGCAGATCCGGCTGCTGCGTCCGCTGTCCGTCGATCGCACCGAGGTGACCATCTACTGCATTGCGCCGAAGGGCGAGTCCGACGAGGCGCGCGCGCGCCGCATTCGCCAGTACGAGGACTTCTTCAACGTCAGCGGCATGGCGACCCCGGACGATCTGGAGGAGTTTCGCGCCTGCCAGCAGGGTTATGCAGGACAGGCGCTGCCGTGGAACGATATGTGCCGCGGGGCCACGCACTGGATCGAGGGCGCCGACGACGCCGCGAAGCAGATCGGGCTCCATCCCGTGATGAGCGGACTGCGGACGGAGGACGAAGGCCTCTATACGATCCAGCATCGCTACTGGCTCGAGACGATGAAACGGGCGGTGGGAGACGCAGCATGAGCGCCGCCGCCATCCAGATCCACGACGTATCGGCGTTCCTCTACCGCGAATCGCGCCTGCTCGACGACGAGCAATGGGACGACTGGCTGACCTGCTACCACCCCGAAGCACGCTTCTGGATGCCCTGCTGGGACGATGACGGGCAGCTCGTGGCCGATCCCGAGCGCGAGATCTCGCTGATCTTTTATCCGAACCGGCAGGGTCTCGAGGACCGCGTGTTCCGCATCAAGACCGAGCGCTCGAGCGCGACGATTCCCGATACGCGCACGAGCCACAACCTCAGCAATATCGAGATCGAGAAGATCGATGGCCAGACCGCCACGGTGCGCTTCAACTGGCACACGCTGGCGCACCGCTACCAGACCAACTTCAGCTACTTCGGCATGTCGCGCTACGTGATCGATTTCTCGGGAGAGACCCCGCGCATCCTGGACAAGTACGTCGTACTCAAGAACGACTACATCCACCAGGTCATCGATATCTATCACATCTGATACCAACGATGGGGACAGCCATGGCACATACCATTGCTCTGCAGTTCGAAGATGGCGTGACGCGCTTTATCTCCTGCGCCGAGAACGAAACGCTGGCCGATGCCGCATATCGCCAGAAGATCAATATCCCGCTCGACTGCCGCGACGGCGCGTGCGGGACCTGTCGCGGGCTCTGCGAGTCCGGCCGCTACGACCTGCCCGAGTCGAGCTATATCGAGGACGCGCTCACAGCCGAGGAGGCCGCGCAGGGCTACGTGCTGTCGTGCCAGACGCGGCCGCGCTCCGATTGCGTGATTCGTGTGCCCGCATCGTCCATTGCATGCAAGACCGGCGTGTCCCGATACGAAGGCGCGATTGCCGATGTGGCGGCGCTCTCGGACTCGACGATCGGCTTCGCGATCGACCTCGACGACCCTTCCGCGCTGAGCTTTCTGCCGGGCCAGTATGTCAACGTGGAGATTCCGGGCAGCGGGCTGACGCGCGCCTACTCGTTCAGTTCCGCGCCCGGGGCCTCGCGCGCGGCATTCGTGGTACGCAACGTGCCGCAGGGGCGGATGAGCGGCTACCTGTCCGCGCAGGCGCAGCCGGGACAGCGCATGACGTTCTCGGGGCCCTATGGCAGCTTCTATCTGCGCCCCGCCACGCGACCGGTGCTGTTCCTCGCGGGCGGCACGGGCATCGCGCCATTTCTCTCGATGCTCGGCGTCCTGTCCGCGCAAGGAAGCGAGCATCCGGTGCGCATGGTCTACGGCGTGACGCACGACATCGACCTCGTCGCGACCGATCGCCTCGATGCCGCGGCGCAGGCCGTCGGCGGCTTCAGCTATCGCACCTGCGTGGCCGATGCGGGCAGCGGCCACGCGCGCAAGGGCTATGTGACCGCGCATATCGAGCCCGAGTGGCTCAACGATGGCGACGTCGATATCTACCTGTGCGGCCCGGTCGCGATGGTGGAGGCAGTACGCGCGTGGTTGCAGGATTCGGGGATCACGCCGGCCAATTTCTACTACGAGAAGTTCTCGGCGAGCGCGGAGGCATGATGGCGAATACGCTTCCTGATACGGGCCGACTCGCGGGTCAACGTGCGGGCCAACGTGCGGGCCGACTCGCGGGCAGATTCGCGGGCCGGACGATGATCGTCACGGGCGCGGCACAGGGGATCGGCCGCGGCGTGGCCCGTCGCGCGGCGACCGAGGGGGCGACCGTGGTACTGGTGGACCGGTCCACGCTCGTGGACGAGGTGACCGCCGAGATTGCATCGGCGGGCGGCATGGCCATCTCCGTCCACGCGGACCTCGAGACGTTTGCCGGCGCACAGCGCATGGTGGCGGCCGCGCAGGAGGCATTCGGCGCGGTCCATATCCTCGTCAACAACGTCGGGGGAACGATCTGGGCCAAGCCCTACGAGCATTACGCCGAAGACGAAATCGAGGCCGAGATCCGGCGTTCGCTGTTCCCGACGCTATGGGGCTGCCGCGCGGTCCTGCCCGGCATGGTGGCACGGCGTTCCGGCGTAATCGTCAACGTGTCCTCGATTGCCACGCGCAGCATTCATCGCGTACCGTATGCCGCGGCCAAGGGCGGCGTCAATGCGCTGACGGCGAGCCTTGCGTTCGAGCATGCGGAGGACGGCATTCGCGTGAATGCGGTCGCGACGGGCGGCACCGAGGCGCCGCCCCGCCGGATTCCGCGTAACGAACAACGCCAGAGCGCGCAGGAAGCCGGATGGTACGAGGCGATCGTCGCGCAGACGAAGGCCACGAGCCTGATGCATCGCTATGGGTCGATCGCGGAGCAGGTCGGCGTGATCCTGTTCCTTGCCTCCGACGAGGCGTCCTATATGACCGGGACGGTCGTGCCCGTCGGCGGCGGCGATCTGGGCTAGCGGATCAAGCAGCCTTCTTGCGCGCGGCCCGCGCGATGCTCTCCGCGAACAGCGGCGTCTCGCGGCGATTATGGTCGCCCGATGCCGCCTGGCGGTCGCGCGCGGCCTGCTCGAACGTGAGGCCATTCTTCTCGACGAACGCGAGGAAGTCGTCCGTCGGGTGCGACGTCACGGCGTTCGTGTACTCGGTCCTGCCGTCGGGCAGGCCCTTGGCGCTCAGTTCCCAGATGACCTGCACCTTCGTGCGGCCATGCGGCGTGAAGACGTCCGAGATCGAGACCATCTTGCAGTACTGCGGGTCCGTGACTTCGCCCACGTAGTGCTGCACCACGAGACCCGTGCCGATCATCTCGACGTTGATCGACATGCGCCGGCCATCGTCGGTCCACGTTGCGCCGGCCGCGATGTGGTCGGGAGGCGCGCAGCGCTGATACTCGGCATCGGGCAGCGCGAACAGCCATTGCGCGATATCGACTTGCTTCACATCCACGTCGATGATGTGGCTGAATGCGCTTTGCGAGAGGATGAGGTCTTTGCGTACGGTGGTCATGGCATGCTCCAGTGAGTGAGAGAACGTGATCTAGTCTCCTGCATCGGTATCTCGCGTACCTTCGTGGACATCCAGGCGACTTAGTCTTCGCCGCCGATCGTAAGAATGATCTTGCCGACGTTGGCGGACGATTCCATGCGGCGATGCGCGTCCGCCGCGCGCGATAGCGGAAACGTGCTGTCGACGATCGGCAGCAGGCCCGCATCCGTATCGAACCGGATGAGCCAGTGTTCACGGAAGCGTTGCGTCATCGCGTGCTTCTCGGCCTGTGTGCGGGACTTCATGACCGTGCCGATGATCTGCAGATGGCGGTAGAGGATGTCTTCCAGCCTGATGCCGACCTCCCCGCCGCCCCCGAGCAGTCCAACCTGAACGAGGCGGCCGCCATGGGCCAGCGACGCGATGTTCTTCGCGAAGTACGGCGCGCCGATAAAGTCGATGACGGCGTCCACGCCGCGCTTGCCGGTCTTCTCCGCGATGACCGCCGCGAAATCCTCGTTGCGATAGTCGATGACATGATCGGCACCGAACTGCACGACGCGGTCGTGCTTGGCCGCATCCGCGGTCGCAAACACCGTCGCGCCCGTTGCGCGGGCCAGCTGGATGGCGGCGGAGCCGACACCGCTCGCACCCGCATGCACGAGTACGGCGCCGCCCCGCGTCAGGCGGCCGAGATGGAGCAGCGCTTCATGGGCGGTCACGAAGACCTCGGGAATGGCCGCTGCGTGGACATAGTCGAGGCCGGCCGGAATGGGCATGGCCATGCGCCAGTCGATGCGCGCGATTTCCGCATAGGCACCGCCGCCGACCACGCCCATCACGCGGTCTCCCACGCGGTAGCCCTGCGCCTCGGCACCGACCGCGATGACCTCGCCGGCGATCTCCAGGCCCATGAGGGCCGAGTCGCCGAAGTCCGCGCGGCCGTAGCCACCCTTGCGGTGGGTCAGGTCGGCGCGGTTGACGCCCGCCGCGTGGACGCGCACGAGCAGGTCGCTCGGGCGCAGTTCCGGTACGGGCGCATCGCCCAGTTGCAGCACATCGGCATCGCCGAACGAGGGGAAGAGAACGGCTTTCATTGCGGGTGGCATGGCAAACGTGAATGACATGCCCCGAATGGTAGTGCCGCACCGCCTGAAAACCATGATGCAAAAATGCATCACTGCACAGGAAAAGTGCAGGTATCTGGCAATGCCATCCGCCGCTTACAATCGGGCGTCGAAGGCTTCGGTGATCTTGTCGATCATGGCGCGAATGCGGGCGGTGTGCCGCAGGTCCTGGTGGGTGACCAGCCAGACCTCGTAGTGGGGGTTCCGCTCGCGTCCGGGCCAGATGCGCACGAGCCCGTCGCGCTCGGCCAGCGGCACGGGCACCTCGCCGATCGCGCGGCCCATGCGGATCAGCGCGCGCAGCATCAGGCTCGAGTTGACGGCCGCCGCGAGGCGTCCGTGCTCGGTCGGCAGTCCCACCAGCGTTTGCTGGAGGCTTGCCGTCGGATGCGACTGGAACACGACGAGGTCGTGCCCCGCAAACCCGTCGCCGGGCGTGGGCTCGCCGCGTTCGGCCAGATAGGCGGGCGAGGCGTAGAGCCCGACCGGCCAGCGCGCGAGACGGCGTGCGATCAGGTCGGGGTTGTCGGGCTTGCGGTTGCGGATGGCGATATCGGCCTCGCGGCGCGCGAGGTTCAGCATCTGGGTCGAGGTGTTGAGCCGCACCTCCACGTTCGGATGTTCCGCATGCAGGCGCGAGATGGCCGGGATCACGAACTCGAGCGCCAGCGTATCGGTCGTCGTGACCTTGACCTCGCCGGCGAGCCGGGTATCGGCGCCCTGTGCCTGCCTGACGAGTTCGTTGGCCGACTTCTCCATCTTCTCCGCCGAGCGCAGCACGTTCTCGCCAGCCGGCGTCAGCACGTAGCCTTCCGAGGTGCGCAGAAACAGCGTGGCGCCCAGCGCGTGTTCGAGCGCCGCGAGGCGGCGCCCCACGGTGGCCTGATCCACGCCGGCCACGCGCGCCGCGCTACGCAGCGTTCCCTCGCGCTGGAGCGCCAGAAAGATTCGAGTGTCGTCCCAGTTCACTGCCGACCCATGACGTTGAAGTTTCCGCCAATGGTACAGCCTCGGCCGTGACGGGGGTCAGGTCCAGATAGCGGCGACTGGCTTCGATGAATGCATGGAGGATGGACATCGGCATACGCATGCGGGCTGTTTGACATTGAGATGCATGGTATCGGCTCGCCGCCGGAAAATCCCTTGCACATTGGCGCAGCGCACATCGGGCGAATCGCCTAGCGACATCACACCTTGGCATGATCCGGCACATGCGTGCGGCGTCTCGGCGCCATGCGCTGCCTGCCTTTTCGTATCCGCACGCAGGCCCAGGATCCACGTGCGCGCGAGCGGCAGCCACGTGAAACCGGGCGACCTGTCGGAATTTGCGATCAGGAAAGATCGAGCGCGAACGACAGGTGCGCGGCGATGCTGGCCAGCACGGCCAGCAGCCCCAGCGTGTCCAGCAGCGCGTCGAGCATGGCAACCTCCATCATCGTCAGTGAGACAGTCGCGGTCCGTAGACCTTGATGAAGAACATCAGCGTGATCAGGCTCGTGGCGATCAGCGTGACGACGCGCACCGCTGCGGCCGGCGCGCGCCTGCCGAGACGCGCGCCGCCATAGCCGCCGATGGCCGCGCCGACCAGCATGGACAGCGTCTCGGGCCACTGCACCGCCTGCGCCGCGATAAACGCGGCCACCGCCACCGTGTTGGCCGCGCTGACGAGCAGCGTGCGCGGCGCGTTCAGATGCTTGATCTCGCGGCTCTCCAGCAGGCCCCACATCGCCATCATCATGATCCCCACAGCCCCGCCGAAATAGCCGCCATAGATGCCAAGCGCGAACTGGATGGACAGCACGGCATGCCGATGGATGCGCACACGGGCCCGCAGCGCTTCGCCGATCTTCCGGCCGAACGCGAGCGCGACCGAGGCGACCAGCAGCAGCCAGGGCAGCACGAACGTGAAGGCGACCGACGAGGTATGCAGCAGCAGCAACGCGCCCAGCATGCCCCCGCACAGCGTGACGACCAGCAAGGCGCGCAGGGAGACCGATCCCACCGGACCCAGTCCGTCGCGATAGGCCCACGCGCTGGCGAGGCCGCCCGGATAAAGCGCGACGGTGCTCGAAGCATTCGCCTGAACCGGGGGGACGCCCGCCGCGATCAGCGCGGGCAGCGTCACGAACGAGCCGCCACCGGCCAGCGCATTCATCGCGCCACCCAGCATTCCCGCCGCAAATACCAAGAAAATCGGTTCCATGGGACGCATGCTAGTCAGGTAGCCACCGTTTCACAATCTGGCAATTCCCATGCTAGCCTTCGGACATTCCGAAACCACATGACATGACCGATGCGCTTCGATCTGACCGATATGCGGCTGTTCCTGACGGTCGTGGAGACTGGAAGCATCACGCGGGGCGCGCGGGCCATGCATCTGGCCCTCGCATCGGCCAGCGAGCGCATTGCGGGCATGGAGGCGGCACTGGGCACGCCGCTGCTCGATCGCAACCGGCGCGGCGTCAGTACGACGGCCGCGGGCGATGCGCTCGTCCGGCATGCGCGCGAGATACTGGGCCGGGTCGAGCAGATGCGCGGGGAGTTGCGCACGTTTGCCACCGGGCTCAAAGGTCGTATCCGCCTGCTGGCGAACACTGCGGCGCTCGGCGTATTCCTGCCGCCGCGGTTATGCCGCTTCCTGACGGAGAACCCCGATCTTTCGGTCGATATCGAGGAACGCACGAGTGTCGATATCGTGCGCGCGCTGGCCGATCGGCGCGGCGACCTGGGTATCGTGGCCGATACGGCCGACCTCGGCGCGCTGCAGACGCATGTGGTCGCGCGTGACCAGCTGGTGGTAATGACGAGCCGCGCCCACCCGATGGCGTCGCTGGACAGCGTGGCGTTTGCCGACGTGCTCGATCAGCCTATCGTCGGCATGGCCGATAGCGCGCTCGAGACCTATCTGGGCGAACGCGCGTCGCGCCTCGGGGGGCAATTCAACTTCCGCGTGCAGCTTCGCACGGTGCACGATGTAGCCATGCACGTGGAAGCGGGCATCGGCGTGTCGCTCCTCTCCGAAGCCCTCGCGCGGTCGGTCACCCGCGACGTGGCCATTCTTCCGTTATCGGAATCCTGGGGCGCAC
This window encodes:
- a CDS encoding sulfite exporter TauE/SafE family protein; amino-acid sequence: MEPIFLVFAAGMLGGAMNALAGGGSFVTLPALIAAGVPPVQANASSTVALYPGGLASAWAYRDGLGPVGSVSLRALLVVTLCGGMLGALLLLHTSSVAFTFVLPWLLLVASVALAFGRKIGEALRARVRIHRHAVLSIQFALGIYGGYFGGAVGIMMMAMWGLLESREIKHLNAPRTLLVSAANTVAVAAFIAAQAVQWPETLSMLVGAAIGGYGGARLGRRAPAAAVRVVTLIATSLITLMFFIKVYGPRLSH
- a CDS encoding NAD(P)H-quinone oxidoreductase, which translates into the protein MKAVLFPSFGDADVLQLGDAPVPELRPSDLLVRVHAAGVNRADLTHRKGGYGRADFGDSALMGLEIAGEVIAVGAEAQGYRVGDRVMGVVGGGAYAEIARIDWRMAMPIPAGLDYVHAAAIPEVFVTAHEALLHLGRLTRGGAVLVHAGASGVGSAAIQLARATGATVFATADAAKHDRVVQFGADHVIDYRNEDFAAVIAEKTGKRGVDAVIDFIGAPYFAKNIASLAHGGRLVQVGLLGGGGEVGIRLEDILYRHLQIIGTVMKSRTQAEKHAMTQRFREHWLIRFDTDAGLLPIVDSTFPLSRAADAHRRMESSANVGKIILTIGGED
- the benB gene encoding benzoate 1,2-dioxygenase small subunit, producing the protein MSAAAIQIHDVSAFLYRESRLLDDEQWDDWLTCYHPEARFWMPCWDDDGQLVADPEREISLIFYPNRQGLEDRVFRIKTERSSATIPDTRTSHNLSNIEIEKIDGQTATVRFNWHTLAHRYQTNFSYFGMSRYVIDFSGETPRILDKYVVLKNDYIHQVIDIYHI
- a CDS encoding LysR family transcriptional regulator, encoding MNWDDTRIFLALQREGTLRSAARVAGVDQATVGRRLAALEHALGATLFLRTSEGYVLTPAGENVLRSAEKMEKSANELVRQAQGADTRLAGEVKVTTTDTLALEFVIPAISRLHAEHPNVEVRLNTSTQMLNLARREADIAIRNRKPDNPDLIARRLARWPVGLYASPAYLAERGEPTPGDGFAGHDLVVFQSHPTASLQQTLVGLPTEHGRLAAAVNSSLMLRALIRMGRAIGEVPVPLAERDGLVRIWPGRERNPHYEVWLVTHQDLRHTARIRAMIDKITEAFDARL
- the benC gene encoding benzoate 1,2-dioxygenase electron transfer component BenC, translating into MAHTIALQFEDGVTRFISCAENETLADAAYRQKINIPLDCRDGACGTCRGLCESGRYDLPESSYIEDALTAEEAAQGYVLSCQTRPRSDCVIRVPASSIACKTGVSRYEGAIADVAALSDSTIGFAIDLDDPSALSFLPGQYVNVEIPGSGLTRAYSFSSAPGASRAAFVVRNVPQGRMSGYLSAQAQPGQRMTFSGPYGSFYLRPATRPVLFLAGGTGIAPFLSMLGVLSAQGSEHPVRMVYGVTHDIDLVATDRLDAAAQAVGGFSYRTCVADAGSGHARKGYVTAHIEPEWLNDGDVDIYLCGPVAMVEAVRAWLQDSGITPANFYYEKFSASAEA
- a CDS encoding LysR family transcriptional regulator; the protein is MRFDLTDMRLFLTVVETGSITRGARAMHLALASASERIAGMEAALGTPLLDRNRRGVSTTAAGDALVRHAREILGRVEQMRGELRTFATGLKGRIRLLANTAALGVFLPPRLCRFLTENPDLSVDIEERTSVDIVRALADRRGDLGIVADTADLGALQTHVVARDQLVVMTSRAHPMASLDSVAFADVLDQPIVGMADSALETYLGERASRLGGQFNFRVQLRTVHDVAMHVEAGIGVSLLSEALARSVTRDVAILPLSESWGARRLILCARDFSKLSPHAVLLARELMAPTV
- the benA gene encoding benzoate 1,2-dioxygenase large subunit, with translation MIPIHLDTGAGPARPQTPPHSVESLDRFLVEDKATGDYRLHRAAFTDEALFELEMKHIFEGNWIYLAHESQIPNNNDYYTTHIGRQPIVIARNRQGELNAFINACSHRGAMLCRHKRGNKATYTCPFHGWTFNNSGKLLKVKDPDQAGYPECFNKEGSHDLKKVAKFANYRGFLFGSLNADVLPIEQFLGDAARIIDMIVDQSADGLEVLRGSSTYTFAGNWKLQAENGADGYHVSAVHWNYAATTSQRKQQNEREDKIRAMDAGNWGKQGGGFYAFDHGHMLLWSRWANPEDRPNFARRDEFAERCGAATADWMIQNSRNLCLYPNVYLMDQFGSQIRLLRPLSVDRTEVTIYCIAPKGESDEARARRIRQYEDFFNVSGMATPDDLEEFRACQQGYAGQALPWNDMCRGATHWIEGADDAAKQIGLHPVMSGLRTEDEGLYTIQHRYWLETMKRAVGDAA